The Pocillopora verrucosa isolate sample1 chromosome 2, ASM3666991v2, whole genome shotgun sequence genome has a segment encoding these proteins:
- the LOC131790695 gene encoding uncharacterized protein isoform X1, whose translation MTALITPVRATSFEGLIFFVYDRDAVKKEADPPENAIVYFYPPSASIEDRVSVCGQLVGMSQFVHGFLNARPALCKLQSEKVATVHSGQYTLALGGSLSEPDSLLITRLQTLHSTFNFYHGSLERIRMMCESQEMFLSWMNMIWDCYLHFVRHYGDFLPGVFDPLPFVDLPKRVAATCFTKASYFLQACQRRQHVLGGCILYRNKILCTQLEPSITERLLLLKPYQSHHPSRPVKTECALPFGVRILNAFLTLSEYLNLYEALAQSAYRQPPSRESSGTFPDVYTTASSAAVRDLSYWRKNNEDDGEHLNDGLTQLSCDVRANSNGVLDFGSSGGERKSTVNSAKDPTSVTPLNTTKSSKGNSRVVDHEDSTNQLPKHESSETLVVQTNPVGESDESAPANEQGCSTIMVTTEESCKTSNEIEKEHKNVTTTSADTRAGEGSADSDGGKAEAEFGATSSDSVFDSSSIESSLSADTSVTMETVDVVGLKVVENPNPQCEKQQYGEEKCTEMPCNVSSASEKVIDCSSSPCCGRQHHEEETDQGALCSSSSSCESSFSSIKSLSNDEVDLCKLILDDLTTQAVDIAHQKNSQMKENSSKSVTDRVACCQSCVALQKSCDVSCGNSFCQSGRKCSEEKCSKTLSNDNSCSVEQTLGKHSVANHRDILEINLPSSDHSVCNEDNDSRPSYAPDVAEKSGPTDLNLSKENSSISDLVKTPIICDSSPIRNLNIGAEKFLDKSFACLDTSTAKDTRDSRACVEKNASQHPNSVNNDVVSDGPTVAFEGIHSVPPIDIVEPDSGIYIANGLEGTYFADGTDLPPIDSALEEVEDEESSDWFEPPLGDAPSPTDREREELLPYEEGDEMNQVEGLTHVNLYVQAHSKVVLILLAEEGLNNDCNSIKALWETSLNQLGELEFLVKESLGDESVPVQSDEYSFLLYDSFERNMKGNLDELVYQVDHSFCETTKLLHEQFENCPTLKDVILRNRLSTIYGKRNLGRGTYFHLKGSNRNGHTVPFPRDPICQVERRASKILHKEHGVNVF comes from the exons ATGACGGCTCTAATCACCCCTGTACGTGCAACAAG TTTTGAGGGCCTCATATTCTTTGTTTACGATCGAGATGCCGTGAAAAAGGAAGCAGATCCACCAGAAAATGCAATCGTCTACTTCTATCCTCCATCG GCATCTATTGAAGATCGAGTCTCAGTATGTGGACAACTTGTTGGAATGTCACAATTTGTTCATGGTTTTCTTAATGCCAGACCAGCCCTTTGTAAACTGCAGTCAGAGAAAGTAGCAACGGTTCATTCTGGCCAATACACCTTG GCACTTGGAGGGAGCCTCAGTGAGCCTGACTCACTATTGATAACCCGACTACAGACACTTCACAGTACCTTCAACTTCTACCATGGCTCACTGGAGCGGATCAGAATG ATGTGTGAAAGTCAAGAGATGTTCCTTTCTTGGATGAATATGATCTGGGACTGTTATTTACATTTTGTGCGTCATTATGGTGATTTCCTACCAGGAGTGTTTGATCCTTTACCATTTGTTGATCTGCCCAAA AGAGTTGCAGCAACTTGTTTTACAAAGGCATCATACTTTCTCCAGGCATGCCAGCGCAGACAACATGTTCTTGGAGGGTGTATTCTCTACCGAAATAA GATATTGTGCACTCAGTTGGAGCCATCCATAACAGAGAGGCTTCTTCTTCTTAAACCTTATCAAAGCCAT CATCCTTCAAGGCCTGTTAAAACTG AATGTGCTCTTCCGTTTGGCGTTCGCATCTTGAATGCGTTCCTCACTTTGTCTGAATACCTGAACCTTTACGAAGCTTTGGCCCAATCTGCTTATAGACAGCCGCCTTCGAGAGAATCGTCTGGGACATTTCCAGATGTATACACGACAGCCTCGTCGGCTGCTGTGAGGGATTTGTCCTACTGGCGGAAGAATAATGAAGATGATGGTGAGCACTTGAACGACGGCTTGACTCAACTCTCGTGTGACGTTCGTGCGAATTCAAACGGAGTACTAGATTTTGGATCTTCAGGAGGAGAAAGAAAATCTACCGTAAATTCTGCAAAAGATCCCACGTCTGTTACACCTCTCAATACAACAAAAAGCTCTAAGGGCAATTCCCGAGTGGTGGATCATGAAGACTCCACGAACCAACTTCCTAAACACGAGTCAAGTGAAACGCTTGTGGTGCAGACGAACCCTGTGGGAGAGTCTGATGAATCTGCACCTGCGAACGAACAAGGTTGCAGCACTATTATGGTAACTACGGAAGAAAGCTGTAAAACTTCAAATGAAATAGAGAAGGAACATAAGAATGTGACCACCACCTCAGCTGACACAAGGGCTGGGGAAGGGAGTGCAGACTCTGATGGGGGGAAGGCAGAGGCTGAGTTCGGAGCGACAAGCTCCGACTCGGTATTTGACAGCAGTTCTATTGAAAGTTCGTTATCTGCCGATACTAGTGTTACTATGGAAACCGTTGACGTGGTTGGGTTAAAAGTCGTTGAAAATCCCAATCCTCAATGTGAGAAGCAACAGTATGGGGAAGAAAAGTGCACAGAGATGCCGTGTAATGTCTCGTCTGCGAGTGAAAAAGTAATTGACTGTTCCAGTTCACCGTGTTGTGGAAGGCAGCATCATGAAGAGGAAACAGACCAAGGTGCGCTCTGTAGTTCATCGTCTTCGTGTGAATCGAGTTTCTCTTCAATTAAGTCACTTTCCAATGACGAGGTAGATTTGTGTAAGTTAATTTTGGACGATCTCACAACGCAGGCTGTAGACATAGCTCATCAGAAAAATTCCCAGATGAAAGAGAATAGTAGTAAAAGCGTTACGGATCGTGTTGCGTGCTGCCAGTCGTGCGTTGCGTTGCAAAAATCTTGCGACGTGTCGTGTGGTAACTCTTTTTGTCAATCTGGACGTAAATGCAGTGAGGAAAAATGCAGCAAAACTCTCTCTAATGACAATTCCTGTTCTGTGGAGCAAACTTTGGGTAAGCACTCAGTCGCTAATCATCGAGATATTCTGGAAATAAATCTTCCCTCCTCTGACCATAGTGTCTGCAACGAAGACAATGACAGTAGGCCATCATATGCTCCAGATGTCGCTGAAAAGTCGGGTCCGACCGATTTAAACCTCAGCAAAGAAAACAGCTCGATAAGTGATTTAGTCAAGACCCCGATAATATGCGATTCGTCTCCAATACGTAATCTTAACATAGGAGCTGAGAAATTTTTGGATAAGTCGTTCGCATGCTTGGATACCAGTACTGCTAAAGATACACGAGATTCGCGGGCCTGTGTGGAGAAAAATGCGTCTCAACATCCTAATTCAGTTAATAACGATGTGGTGTCGGACGGACCCACTGTGGCGTTCGAAGGAATTCATTCTGTACCACCCATCGACATAGTTGAACCTGATTCTGGGATTTATATTGCTAATGGCCTGGAGGGAACATACTTCGCTGATGGCACTGACTTGCCACCGATTGACTCTGCTCTTGAAGAGGTGGAAGATGAGGAATCGTCTGATTGGTTTGAACCGCCCTTGGGTGACGCGCCCTCCCCTACAGATAGGGAAAGGGAAGAGTTACTGCCGTACGAAGAAGGAGATGAAATGAATCAA GTTGAAGGCTTAACTCATGTCAACCTGTATGTACAAGCCCACTCTAAAGTTGTCCTCATTCTCCTGGCCGAGGAAGGTTTGAACAATGACTGTAATAGCATCAAGGCTTTG TGGGAAACATCACTGAATCAACTTGGTGAACTGGAGTTCTTGGTCAAAGAATCTTTGGGAGATGAATCAGTTCCT GTACAGTCTGATGAATATAGTTTCCTTTTGTATGACAGCTTTGAGAGAAACATGAAAG GCAACCTTGATGAGCTTGTGTATCAAGTGGACCATTCCTTCTGTGAGACGACCAAGCTTTTGCACGAGCAGTTTGAAAATTGTCCAACCCTGAAGGATGTTATACTCAG GAATCGGTTGTCAACGATATATGGTAAACGTAACCTGGGACGAGGCACGTACTTTCATTTGAAGGGCTCAAACAGAAATGGGCATACAGTCCCGTTCCCTCGCGACCCGATCTGTCAAGTCGAAAGAAGGGCCTCGAAGATCCTTCACAAAGAGCATGGAGTGAACGTTTTCTAG
- the LOC131790695 gene encoding serine-rich adhesin for platelets isoform X2: protein MSQFVHGFLNARPALCKLQSEKVATVHSGQYTLALGGSLSEPDSLLITRLQTLHSTFNFYHGSLERIRMMCESQEMFLSWMNMIWDCYLHFVRHYGDFLPGVFDPLPFVDLPKRVAATCFTKASYFLQACQRRQHVLGGCILYRNKILCTQLEPSITERLLLLKPYQSHHPSRPVKTECALPFGVRILNAFLTLSEYLNLYEALAQSAYRQPPSRESSGTFPDVYTTASSAAVRDLSYWRKNNEDDGEHLNDGLTQLSCDVRANSNGVLDFGSSGGERKSTVNSAKDPTSVTPLNTTKSSKGNSRVVDHEDSTNQLPKHESSETLVVQTNPVGESDESAPANEQGCSTIMVTTEESCKTSNEIEKEHKNVTTTSADTRAGEGSADSDGGKAEAEFGATSSDSVFDSSSIESSLSADTSVTMETVDVVGLKVVENPNPQCEKQQYGEEKCTEMPCNVSSASEKVIDCSSSPCCGRQHHEEETDQGALCSSSSSCESSFSSIKSLSNDEVDLCKLILDDLTTQAVDIAHQKNSQMKENSSKSVTDRVACCQSCVALQKSCDVSCGNSFCQSGRKCSEEKCSKTLSNDNSCSVEQTLGKHSVANHRDILEINLPSSDHSVCNEDNDSRPSYAPDVAEKSGPTDLNLSKENSSISDLVKTPIICDSSPIRNLNIGAEKFLDKSFACLDTSTAKDTRDSRACVEKNASQHPNSVNNDVVSDGPTVAFEGIHSVPPIDIVEPDSGIYIANGLEGTYFADGTDLPPIDSALEEVEDEESSDWFEPPLGDAPSPTDREREELLPYEEGDEMNQVEGLTHVNLYVQAHSKVVLILLAEEGLNNDCNSIKALWETSLNQLGELEFLVKESLGDESVPVQSDEYSFLLYDSFERNMKGNLDELVYQVDHSFCETTKLLHEQFENCPTLKDVILRNRLSTIYGKRNLGRGTYFHLKGSNRNGHTVPFPRDPICQVERRASKILHKEHGVNVF from the exons ATGTCACAATTTGTTCATGGTTTTCTTAATGCCAGACCAGCCCTTTGTAAACTGCAGTCAGAGAAAGTAGCAACGGTTCATTCTGGCCAATACACCTTG GCACTTGGAGGGAGCCTCAGTGAGCCTGACTCACTATTGATAACCCGACTACAGACACTTCACAGTACCTTCAACTTCTACCATGGCTCACTGGAGCGGATCAGAATG ATGTGTGAAAGTCAAGAGATGTTCCTTTCTTGGATGAATATGATCTGGGACTGTTATTTACATTTTGTGCGTCATTATGGTGATTTCCTACCAGGAGTGTTTGATCCTTTACCATTTGTTGATCTGCCCAAA AGAGTTGCAGCAACTTGTTTTACAAAGGCATCATACTTTCTCCAGGCATGCCAGCGCAGACAACATGTTCTTGGAGGGTGTATTCTCTACCGAAATAA GATATTGTGCACTCAGTTGGAGCCATCCATAACAGAGAGGCTTCTTCTTCTTAAACCTTATCAAAGCCAT CATCCTTCAAGGCCTGTTAAAACTG AATGTGCTCTTCCGTTTGGCGTTCGCATCTTGAATGCGTTCCTCACTTTGTCTGAATACCTGAACCTTTACGAAGCTTTGGCCCAATCTGCTTATAGACAGCCGCCTTCGAGAGAATCGTCTGGGACATTTCCAGATGTATACACGACAGCCTCGTCGGCTGCTGTGAGGGATTTGTCCTACTGGCGGAAGAATAATGAAGATGATGGTGAGCACTTGAACGACGGCTTGACTCAACTCTCGTGTGACGTTCGTGCGAATTCAAACGGAGTACTAGATTTTGGATCTTCAGGAGGAGAAAGAAAATCTACCGTAAATTCTGCAAAAGATCCCACGTCTGTTACACCTCTCAATACAACAAAAAGCTCTAAGGGCAATTCCCGAGTGGTGGATCATGAAGACTCCACGAACCAACTTCCTAAACACGAGTCAAGTGAAACGCTTGTGGTGCAGACGAACCCTGTGGGAGAGTCTGATGAATCTGCACCTGCGAACGAACAAGGTTGCAGCACTATTATGGTAACTACGGAAGAAAGCTGTAAAACTTCAAATGAAATAGAGAAGGAACATAAGAATGTGACCACCACCTCAGCTGACACAAGGGCTGGGGAAGGGAGTGCAGACTCTGATGGGGGGAAGGCAGAGGCTGAGTTCGGAGCGACAAGCTCCGACTCGGTATTTGACAGCAGTTCTATTGAAAGTTCGTTATCTGCCGATACTAGTGTTACTATGGAAACCGTTGACGTGGTTGGGTTAAAAGTCGTTGAAAATCCCAATCCTCAATGTGAGAAGCAACAGTATGGGGAAGAAAAGTGCACAGAGATGCCGTGTAATGTCTCGTCTGCGAGTGAAAAAGTAATTGACTGTTCCAGTTCACCGTGTTGTGGAAGGCAGCATCATGAAGAGGAAACAGACCAAGGTGCGCTCTGTAGTTCATCGTCTTCGTGTGAATCGAGTTTCTCTTCAATTAAGTCACTTTCCAATGACGAGGTAGATTTGTGTAAGTTAATTTTGGACGATCTCACAACGCAGGCTGTAGACATAGCTCATCAGAAAAATTCCCAGATGAAAGAGAATAGTAGTAAAAGCGTTACGGATCGTGTTGCGTGCTGCCAGTCGTGCGTTGCGTTGCAAAAATCTTGCGACGTGTCGTGTGGTAACTCTTTTTGTCAATCTGGACGTAAATGCAGTGAGGAAAAATGCAGCAAAACTCTCTCTAATGACAATTCCTGTTCTGTGGAGCAAACTTTGGGTAAGCACTCAGTCGCTAATCATCGAGATATTCTGGAAATAAATCTTCCCTCCTCTGACCATAGTGTCTGCAACGAAGACAATGACAGTAGGCCATCATATGCTCCAGATGTCGCTGAAAAGTCGGGTCCGACCGATTTAAACCTCAGCAAAGAAAACAGCTCGATAAGTGATTTAGTCAAGACCCCGATAATATGCGATTCGTCTCCAATACGTAATCTTAACATAGGAGCTGAGAAATTTTTGGATAAGTCGTTCGCATGCTTGGATACCAGTACTGCTAAAGATACACGAGATTCGCGGGCCTGTGTGGAGAAAAATGCGTCTCAACATCCTAATTCAGTTAATAACGATGTGGTGTCGGACGGACCCACTGTGGCGTTCGAAGGAATTCATTCTGTACCACCCATCGACATAGTTGAACCTGATTCTGGGATTTATATTGCTAATGGCCTGGAGGGAACATACTTCGCTGATGGCACTGACTTGCCACCGATTGACTCTGCTCTTGAAGAGGTGGAAGATGAGGAATCGTCTGATTGGTTTGAACCGCCCTTGGGTGACGCGCCCTCCCCTACAGATAGGGAAAGGGAAGAGTTACTGCCGTACGAAGAAGGAGATGAAATGAATCAA GTTGAAGGCTTAACTCATGTCAACCTGTATGTACAAGCCCACTCTAAAGTTGTCCTCATTCTCCTGGCCGAGGAAGGTTTGAACAATGACTGTAATAGCATCAAGGCTTTG TGGGAAACATCACTGAATCAACTTGGTGAACTGGAGTTCTTGGTCAAAGAATCTTTGGGAGATGAATCAGTTCCT GTACAGTCTGATGAATATAGTTTCCTTTTGTATGACAGCTTTGAGAGAAACATGAAAG GCAACCTTGATGAGCTTGTGTATCAAGTGGACCATTCCTTCTGTGAGACGACCAAGCTTTTGCACGAGCAGTTTGAAAATTGTCCAACCCTGAAGGATGTTATACTCAG GAATCGGTTGTCAACGATATATGGTAAACGTAACCTGGGACGAGGCACGTACTTTCATTTGAAGGGCTCAAACAGAAATGGGCATACAGTCCCGTTCCCTCGCGACCCGATCTGTCAAGTCGAAAGAAGGGCCTCGAAGATCCTTCACAAAGAGCATGGAGTGAACGTTTTCTAG